A stretch of Rhizobium sp. TH2 DNA encodes these proteins:
- a CDS encoding CpaE family protein produces the protein MNAVEYGINTGQDEPEAEVQTRPGDLDHLRPLPRISVHAFCETEGMFTVMEKLAQDRRMAKVSFRVTQGSIQAAANMFSSAPTPNLIILETGAVPADIMEELAPLAEVCDPSTKVVLIGRYNDIPLYRELIRNGISEYMVAPVALADIIAAISSIFVDPEAEPLGRTIAFMGAKGGVGSSTIAHNIAWGVSTLFSSETILADLDLPYGTANIDFDQDPAQGIAEAVFSPERLDDVFLDRLLTKCSERLSLLAAPSLLDRAYDFDRVAFQPILEILQRTAPVSILDVPHVWNEWTRSLLADVDEIVIVAAPDLANLRNAKNLFDQLRKLRPNDRGAHLVLNQVGMPKRPEILPQDFCQPLDLEPMAIIPFDVQLFGQAANSGRMIAELDSKSPVAEIMSQIAHVVTGRASVKKPRKAGLGGILGRLGKKKK, from the coding sequence ATGAACGCAGTCGAATATGGCATCAACACGGGGCAGGACGAACCCGAGGCCGAGGTCCAGACCCGACCCGGTGATCTCGATCATCTCCGGCCCCTTCCCCGCATATCGGTTCATGCCTTTTGCGAGACCGAAGGCATGTTCACGGTCATGGAAAAGCTCGCCCAGGACCGGCGCATGGCCAAGGTCTCCTTCCGGGTGACCCAGGGCAGCATACAGGCGGCCGCCAATATGTTCTCCTCGGCCCCGACGCCCAACCTCATCATTCTGGAAACCGGCGCCGTGCCGGCGGATATCATGGAGGAACTGGCCCCGCTTGCCGAGGTCTGCGATCCCTCGACCAAGGTCGTCCTCATCGGCCGCTACAACGATATCCCGCTCTATCGCGAACTGATCCGCAACGGCATTTCCGAATATATGGTGGCGCCAGTGGCGCTCGCCGATATCATCGCCGCAATCTCCTCGATCTTCGTCGATCCCGAAGCCGAGCCGCTCGGCCGCACCATCGCCTTCATGGGCGCCAAGGGCGGCGTCGGATCGTCGACCATTGCGCATAACATCGCCTGGGGCGTCTCGACGCTGTTCTCATCGGAAACCATCCTCGCCGACCTCGACCTGCCCTATGGCACGGCCAATATCGATTTCGACCAGGACCCGGCCCAGGGCATCGCCGAGGCGGTGTTCTCGCCGGAACGCCTCGACGACGTGTTCCTCGACCGCCTGCTGACGAAGTGCTCCGAGCGGCTGTCGCTCCTGGCGGCACCCTCGCTTCTCGACCGCGCTTATGATTTCGACCGCGTCGCCTTCCAGCCGATCCTGGAAATCCTGCAGCGCACGGCACCGGTCAGCATTCTCGACGTTCCGCATGTCTGGAACGAATGGACCCGCTCGCTGCTGGCCGATGTCGACGAGATCGTCATCGTCGCCGCACCCGACCTTGCCAACCTGCGCAACGCCAAGAACCTGTTCGACCAGCTCAGGAAACTCCGGCCCAACGACAGGGGCGCGCATCTGGTGCTCAACCAGGTCGGCATGCCGAAGCGGCCGGAAATCCTGCCGCAGGATTTCTGCCAGCCGCTCGATCTCGAGCCGATGGCGATCATCCCCTTCGATGTCCAGCTGTTCGGCCAGGCGGCGAATTCAGGCCGCATGATCGCGGAACTCGATTCGAAATCGCCTGTCGCCGAAATCATGTCGCAGATCGCCCATGTGGTGACTGGCCGCGCCTCGGTGAAGAAGCCCAGGAAGGCCGGCCTCGGCGGCATTCTCGGCCGCCTGGGCAAGAAAAAGAAGTAG
- a CDS encoding CpaF family protein yields the protein MFGKRGNEGPVRPAGGTITAPPPQQQQPVATIQPPPLAPVPVLQEPTRDSQPMRSNNAPVPPLARKKQARSEDYYDTKSQVFSALIDTIDLSQLAKLDTESAREEIRDIVNDIITIKNYAMSISEQEELLEDICNDVLGYGPLEPLLARDDISDIMVNGANQTFIEVNGKIEDSEIRFRDNSQLLSICQRIVSQVGRRVDESSPICDARLPDGSRVNVIAPPLAIDGAALTIRKFKKDKLTLDQLVRFGAITPEGATLLQIIGRVRCNVVISGGTGSGKTTLLNCLTAYIDSHERVITCEDSAELQLQQPHVVRLETRPPNIEGEGEITMRDLVKNCLRMRPERIIVGEVRGPEVFDLLQAMNTGHDGSMGTIHSNSPRECLNRIESMIAMGGFTLPAKTVREIVSGSVDVIVQAARLRDGSRRITHITEVIGMEGEVIITQDLMRYEIEGEDANGKIIGRHKSTGIGKPYFWDRARYFGEDKRLAAAMDEMEQKSK from the coding sequence ATGTTTGGCAAACGTGGAAATGAAGGCCCGGTAAGGCCCGCGGGCGGTACGATCACCGCACCGCCGCCGCAACAGCAGCAGCCGGTCGCGACCATCCAGCCGCCGCCGCTCGCACCCGTGCCGGTACTGCAGGAGCCGACGCGCGACTCCCAACCGATGCGCAGCAACAACGCGCCCGTGCCGCCCCTGGCACGCAAGAAGCAGGCGCGCTCGGAAGACTACTACGACACCAAGAGCCAGGTCTTCTCCGCCCTCATCGACACGATCGACCTTTCCCAGCTCGCCAAGCTCGACACCGAGAGCGCGCGCGAGGAAATCCGCGACATCGTCAACGACATCATCACCATCAAGAACTATGCGATGTCGATCTCCGAGCAGGAGGAACTGCTCGAGGATATCTGCAACGACGTTCTCGGTTACGGTCCGCTCGAGCCGCTGCTCGCCCGCGACGACATCTCCGACATCATGGTCAATGGCGCCAACCAGACCTTCATCGAAGTCAACGGCAAGATCGAGGATTCGGAAATCCGTTTCCGCGACAATAGCCAGCTTCTCTCGATCTGCCAGCGCATCGTCAGCCAGGTCGGCCGCCGCGTCGATGAAAGCTCGCCGATATGCGACGCGCGCCTTCCCGACGGCTCCCGCGTCAACGTCATCGCCCCGCCGCTTGCCATCGATGGCGCGGCCCTCACCATTCGTAAGTTCAAGAAGGACAAGCTGACGCTGGATCAGCTCGTCCGGTTCGGCGCCATCACGCCCGAGGGCGCCACGCTGCTGCAGATCATCGGCCGCGTCCGCTGCAATGTCGTCATCTCCGGCGGTACCGGCTCGGGCAAGACCACGCTGCTCAATTGCCTGACCGCCTATATCGACAGCCACGAACGCGTCATCACCTGCGAAGACTCGGCCGAACTCCAGCTGCAGCAGCCGCATGTCGTGCGTCTCGAAACCCGCCCGCCGAATATCGAAGGCGAGGGCGAGATCACCATGCGCGATCTGGTCAAGAACTGCCTGCGCATGCGCCCCGAACGCATCATCGTCGGCGAAGTCCGCGGACCCGAAGTGTTCGACCTTCTGCAGGCGATGAACACCGGTCACGACGGCTCGATGGGCACGATCCACTCCAACAGCCCGCGTGAATGCCTCAACCGTATCGAATCGATGATCGCCATGGGCGGCTTCACGCTGCCCGCCAAGACCGTGCGCGAAATCGTCTCCGGCTCGGTCGACGTGATCGTCCAGGCCGCGCGTCTCCGCGATGGTTCGCGCCGTATCACCCACATCACCGAAGTGATCGGCATGGAAGGCGAAGTGATCATCACCCAGGACCTGATGCGCTACGAGATCGAGGGTGAGGACGCCAACGGCAAGATCATCGGCCGGCACAAGTCGACCGGCATCGGCAAGCCATATTTCTGGGATCGCGCGCGCTATTTCGGCGAGGACAAGCGGCTCGCCGCGGCGATGGACGAGATGGAACAGAAATCGAAATAG
- a CDS encoding type II secretion system F family protein: protein MFGLDPVILAIIALAAISAGAVSYGVLFSRIENDKKAQSRVAKVKSAETDRVKIKASRDRLAEMTKRRKSVQDSLKELEKKQDEVNKKKAATLKAKIMQAGLGFSETQFYIGSVLLGLFAGTFAFLGGMNIFVVLGIAFVVGAGIPRFVVNYALKRRLKKFMDELPNALDVMVRSIKSGLPLNDALRLIANESKEPVKSEFRRVVESQQMGLSVPDAIGRMYMTVPLSEVNFFAIVIQIQAQAGGNLSEALGNLSRVIRDRKKMKAKVTALSMEAKASAYIIGALPFIVSFLVYLTSPDYMMILFTDPRGHLIMGISAVWMSIGIFVMRNMINFDI from the coding sequence ATGTTCGGTCTCGATCCTGTCATACTGGCTATCATCGCGCTGGCCGCCATCTCGGCGGGCGCGGTCAGTTACGGTGTGCTTTTCTCGCGCATCGAGAACGACAAGAAGGCCCAGTCGCGCGTCGCCAAGGTCAAGTCGGCCGAGACCGACCGGGTGAAGATCAAGGCATCGCGTGACCGGCTCGCCGAAATGACCAAGCGCCGCAAATCGGTGCAGGATTCGCTGAAGGAACTCGAGAAGAAGCAGGACGAGGTCAACAAGAAGAAGGCCGCAACCCTCAAGGCCAAGATCATGCAGGCCGGATTGGGCTTTTCCGAAACCCAGTTCTATATCGGCAGCGTGCTGCTCGGCCTGTTTGCCGGCACCTTCGCCTTTCTCGGTGGCATGAACATTTTCGTCGTGCTCGGCATCGCCTTCGTGGTCGGCGCCGGCATTCCGCGCTTCGTCGTCAATTACGCGCTCAAGCGCCGCCTCAAGAAGTTCATGGATGAACTGCCGAATGCGCTCGACGTCATGGTGCGTTCGATCAAGTCGGGCCTGCCGCTCAACGATGCGCTCCGGCTGATCGCCAACGAGTCCAAGGAGCCAGTGAAATCCGAGTTCCGCCGCGTGGTGGAATCCCAGCAGATGGGTCTCTCGGTCCCCGATGCGATCGGGCGCATGTACATGACGGTGCCGCTGTCGGAAGTGAATTTCTTCGCCATCGTCATCCAGATCCAGGCGCAGGCCGGCGGCAATCTCTCCGAAGCGCTGGGCAACCTTTCCCGCGTCATCCGCGACCGCAAGAAGATGAAGGCCAAGGTCACAGCACTTTCGATGGAAGCCAAGGCCTCGGCCTACATCATCGGCGCTCTGCCCTTCATCGTCTCGTTCCTCGTCTACCTGACATCGCCGGACTACATGATGATCCTGTTCACCGATCCGCGCGGCCATCTGATCATGGGCATTTCGGCGGTGTGGATGTCGATCGGCATCTTCGTCATGCGCAACATGATCAATTTCGATATCTGA
- a CDS encoding type II secretion system F family protein: MDENLVATLTDPQVILAGLVAIAVFATLYTLVLPYFDSGGLDKRMKSVTTEREQIRGRERARLNTESSSNRASLRHQNNSSVRNIVDKLNLREALVDQNTIDKLRAAGFRSQNALNMFLVARFTLPFVFLAFAAFYIFVLGYLADKGLMIRLLAVIGIGYLGFYSPNIFISNKMGKRQKSIRRAWPDALDLMLICVESGVSIEAAIKRVSEEMTTNSPELAEEMVLTNAELSFLQERRVAYENLAKRTQLDTVQAVSQALIQAERYGTPIAQALRVLAQESRDQRMNEAEKKASALPPKLTVPMILFFLPVLIAVILGPAGIQVSDKF; this comes from the coding sequence ATGGACGAAAATCTCGTAGCAACGCTCACCGATCCGCAGGTCATCCTGGCGGGCCTCGTCGCCATCGCGGTGTTCGCCACGCTTTACACGCTGGTGCTACCCTATTTCGACTCGGGCGGTCTCGACAAGCGCATGAAATCCGTCACCACCGAGCGCGAGCAGATCCGCGGCCGCGAGCGTGCGCGGCTCAACACCGAATCCTCCTCCAACCGGGCGTCGCTCCGCCACCAGAACAATTCCTCCGTCCGCAATATCGTCGATAAGCTCAACCTTCGCGAGGCGCTGGTCGACCAGAATACGATCGACAAGCTGCGGGCCGCCGGCTTCCGCTCGCAGAACGCGCTCAATATGTTCCTCGTCGCGCGCTTCACGCTGCCGTTCGTGTTCCTCGCATTCGCCGCCTTCTACATCTTCGTCCTCGGCTATCTCGCTGACAAGGGCCTGATGATCCGCCTCCTCGCCGTCATCGGCATCGGCTATCTCGGCTTCTATTCGCCCAACATCTTCATCTCCAACAAGATGGGCAAGCGGCAGAAATCGATCCGCCGCGCCTGGCCGGATGCGCTCGACCTGATGCTGATCTGCGTCGAATCCGGCGTCTCGATCGAAGCCGCCATCAAGCGCGTGTCGGAGGAAATGACCACCAATTCGCCGGAACTCGCCGAGGAAATGGTGCTGACCAATGCCGAACTCTCGTTTCTCCAGGAACGACGAGTTGCCTATGAGAACCTCGCCAAGCGCACCCAGCTCGACACCGTCCAGGCCGTCAGCCAGGCACTGATCCAGGCCGAACGCTACGGCACGCCGATCGCCCAGGCACTGCGCGTTCTGGCCCAGGAAAGCCGCGACCAGCGCATGAACGAAGCCGAAAAGAAGGCCTCGGCGCTGCCGCCCAAGCTCACCGTGCCGATGATCCTGTTCTTCCTGCCGGTGCTGATCGCCGTCATTCTCGGACCGGCCGGTATTCAGGTTTCGGATAAGTTCTAA
- a CDS encoding XRE family transcriptional regulator produces the protein MAIGKLYIGRKVRDLRLANRATQAQFAERIGISISYLNQIENNQRPVSASVLLSLAEKFKIDLADLSAGEGDRLMSALSETLSDPIFAAYAPNLQELKLVTQNAPGLAHALIAAHQAYRHNSEQLASIDDTLGRTSGLTENTPYEEVRDFFHFVDNYIHEIDLLAEKLAGELGIGDTDSYAALNGYLEQAFGVRITRAGRDDDLIRSYDREARILTLNPYLPAATRDFQIALQIAQLSAGQAIDAIARNAAFRTSEAYEICRIGLHNYFAGALILPYRKFMDAAREVRHDLDLLSVRFGASLEQVCHRLSTLQRPGLKGIPIFFARIDRAGNITKRHSAAKLQFARFGAACPLWNVHQAFESPGRIIRQLAETPDGVRYLCLSTQITKGGRGFHLARQHYALALGCEISYAANFVYADDMDLGNRAAYDPIGISCRICERTTCAARAVPPLKGRLVIDHERRATLPYRLKEN, from the coding sequence ATGGCTATTGGTAAACTCTATATCGGTCGGAAGGTTCGCGACCTCCGGCTCGCCAACCGTGCGACGCAGGCGCAATTCGCCGAGCGGATCGGCATTTCGATCAGCTACCTCAACCAGATTGAAAACAACCAGCGGCCGGTCTCGGCCTCCGTGCTGCTGTCGCTGGCGGAGAAATTCAAGATCGACCTGGCCGACCTCTCGGCCGGCGAAGGCGATCGGCTGATGTCGGCGCTGTCGGAGACCTTGAGCGATCCGATCTTCGCGGCTTACGCGCCGAACCTGCAGGAACTGAAGCTGGTGACGCAGAACGCGCCGGGGCTGGCGCATGCGCTGATCGCGGCGCACCAGGCCTACCGGCACAATTCCGAACAGCTCGCCAGCATCGACGATACGCTGGGACGGACATCGGGACTGACCGAGAACACGCCTTATGAAGAGGTGCGCGACTTCTTCCATTTCGTCGACAATTATATCCACGAGATCGACCTGCTGGCGGAGAAGCTCGCCGGTGAGTTGGGGATCGGCGATACCGACAGCTATGCGGCGCTCAACGGCTATCTCGAACAGGCGTTCGGGGTTCGGATCACGCGCGCGGGGCGCGATGACGACCTGATCCGCAGCTACGATCGCGAGGCGCGGATATTGACGCTCAATCCCTATCTGCCCGCGGCGACGCGTGATTTCCAGATCGCCTTGCAGATCGCCCAATTGTCGGCGGGGCAGGCGATCGATGCGATTGCCCGGAATGCGGCGTTCCGGACCAGCGAGGCCTATGAGATCTGTCGCATCGGTCTGCACAACTATTTCGCCGGCGCGCTGATCCTGCCCTACCGCAAATTCATGGATGCAGCGCGCGAAGTGCGGCATGATCTCGACCTGCTCTCGGTGCGGTTCGGGGCGAGCCTGGAGCAGGTCTGCCACCGGCTCTCGACGCTGCAGCGGCCGGGACTGAAAGGCATTCCGATCTTCTTTGCCCGCATCGATCGCGCCGGTAACATCACCAAGCGACATAGCGCGGCCAAGCTGCAATTCGCCCGTTTCGGCGCGGCCTGTCCGCTTTGGAACGTCCACCAGGCCTTCGAGTCGCCGGGGCGGATCATCCGGCAATTGGCGGAGACGCCGGACGGGGTGCGCTATCTCTGCCTCTCTACACAGATCACCAAGGGTGGGCGCGGCTTTCACCTGGCGCGGCAGCACTATGCGCTGGCGCTCGGCTGCGAGATCTCCTACGCGGCCAATTTCGTCTATGCCGACGACATGGACCTGGGAAACCGCGCGGCTTACGATCCGATCGGGATTTCCTGCCGGATCTGTGAGCGGACGACATGTGCGGCACGCGCGGTGCCGCCGCTGAAGGGGCGGCTGGTGATCGATCACGAGCGGCGGGCAACGTTGCCGTATCGTTTGAAGGAGAATTGA
- a CDS encoding acyl-CoA carboxylase subunit beta: protein MREILDQLEIRRQAARVGGGEARIATQHSKGKLTARERLDVLLDEGSFEEYDMYVTHRTTDFGMAANRVPGDGVVTGWGTINGRLVYVFSQDFTVLGGSLSETHAEKICKIMDMAARNGAPVIGLNDSGGARIQEGVASLAGYAEVFRRNAEVSGVIPQISVIMGPCAGGAVYSPAMTDFIFMVRDSSYMFVTGPDVVKTVTNEIVTAEDLGGARTHTTKSSVADGAFDNDIEALLKIRDLFDFLPLNNREKPPVRPFFDDPDRLEDRLDTLIPDSASKPYDMRELILAIADESEFHEISEAFARNILTGFIRLEGQTVGVVANQPMVLAGCLDIDSSRKGAKFVRFCDAFNIPILTLVDVPGFLPGTSQEYGGIIKHGAKLLFAYSQATVPMVTLITRKAYGGAYDVMASKHIGADVNYAWPTAEIAVMGAKGATEILYRSELKNPEKIAARTKEYEDRFANPFVAAERGFIDEVIMPHSSRKRLARAFAMLRTKKQESHWRKHDTMPL, encoded by the coding sequence ATGCGCGAAATTCTCGATCAACTCGAAATCCGCCGCCAGGCCGCCCGTGTCGGCGGCGGCGAAGCCCGCATTGCCACCCAGCATTCCAAGGGCAAGCTCACCGCCCGCGAACGCCTCGATGTGCTGCTCGACGAGGGCTCGTTCGAGGAATACGACATGTATGTCACCCACCGCACCACCGATTTCGGCATGGCCGCCAACAGGGTGCCGGGTGATGGCGTGGTCACCGGCTGGGGTACGATCAATGGCCGGCTGGTCTATGTCTTCTCCCAGGATTTCACCGTGCTCGGCGGCTCGCTCTCCGAGACGCATGCCGAAAAAATCTGCAAGATCATGGACATGGCCGCCCGCAACGGCGCGCCCGTGATTGGCTTGAACGATTCCGGCGGCGCCCGCATCCAGGAAGGTGTCGCCTCGCTTGCCGGCTATGCCGAAGTCTTCCGCCGCAACGCCGAAGTCTCCGGCGTTATCCCGCAGATCTCGGTCATCATGGGCCCCTGCGCCGGCGGCGCCGTCTATTCGCCCGCCATGACCGACTTCATCTTCATGGTCCGCGATAGCTCCTACATGTTCGTCACCGGCCCTGATGTGGTCAAGACGGTCACCAACGAGATCGTCACGGCCGAGGATCTCGGCGGCGCCCGGACCCACACGACCAAGTCCTCCGTTGCCGATGGCGCCTTCGACAACGACATCGAGGCGCTCTTGAAAATCCGCGACCTTTTCGATTTCCTGCCGCTCAACAACCGGGAAAAGCCACCGGTCCGTCCCTTCTTCGACGATCCGGACCGGCTGGAGGACCGCCTCGACACGCTGATCCCCGATAGCGCCAGCAAGCCTTACGACATGCGCGAACTGATCCTCGCCATCGCCGACGAAAGCGAGTTCCACGAAATCTCCGAAGCCTTCGCCCGCAACATCCTCACCGGCTTTATCCGCCTCGAGGGCCAGACGGTCGGCGTCGTCGCCAACCAGCCGATGGTGCTGGCAGGCTGCCTCGATATCGATTCCTCCCGCAAGGGTGCCAAGTTCGTCCGCTTCTGCGATGCCTTCAACATCCCGATCCTGACGCTGGTCGATGTCCCGGGCTTCCTGCCGGGCACCAGCCAGGAATATGGCGGCATCATCAAGCACGGCGCCAAGCTGCTCTTCGCCTATTCGCAGGCCACCGTCCCGATGGTCACGCTGATCACGCGAAAAGCCTATGGCGGCGCCTATGACGTCATGGCGTCCAAGCATATCGGTGCCGACGTCAACTACGCCTGGCCGACCGCCGAGATCGCCGTCATGGGCGCCAAGGGCGCGACGGAAATCCTCTACCGCTCGGAACTCAAGAACCCGGAAAAAATCGCCGCCCGCACCAAGGAATACGAAGACCGCTTCGCCAACCCCTTCGTCGCCGCCGAACGCGGCTTCATCGACGAGGTGATCATGCCGCATTCCTCCCGCAAACGTTTAGCGCGGGCCTTCGCCATGCTTCGAACCAAGAAGCAGGAGAGCCATTGGCGCAAGCACGATACGATGCCGTTGTGA
- the yghU gene encoding glutathione-dependent disulfide-bond oxidoreductase, protein MTDKLPENNFPAGYEVPKVWTWDKGNGGTFASINRPIAGPTHDKELPVGKHPLQLYSLATPNGQKVTIMLEELLALGHKGAEYDAWLIKIGDGDQFGSGFVGVNPNSKIPALMDRSTPEPTRVFESGSILVYLAEKFGAFLPKDLKGRTEAMNWLFWQMGSAPFLGGGFGHFFAYAPMHIKYAIDRYAMEVKRQMDVLDRHLADHPFLAGSEYSIADMATWPWYGRLALNQAYGDAGKFLEVDTYKHVQRWTAEIAARPAVKRGCMVNRVSGDPADQLPERHDASDFETRTADKLATA, encoded by the coding sequence ATGACTGACAAATTACCCGAGAACAATTTTCCCGCCGGCTATGAAGTGCCCAAGGTCTGGACCTGGGACAAGGGCAATGGCGGTACTTTCGCCAGTATCAACCGCCCGATTGCCGGCCCAACGCATGACAAGGAACTGCCGGTCGGCAAGCACCCGCTGCAGCTCTATTCGCTCGCCACGCCCAATGGCCAGAAGGTGACGATCATGCTCGAAGAGCTGCTCGCACTTGGCCACAAGGGCGCGGAATACGATGCCTGGCTGATCAAGATCGGCGACGGCGACCAGTTCGGCTCCGGCTTCGTCGGGGTCAATCCGAATTCCAAAATCCCCGCCTTGATGGATCGCTCGACACCTGAGCCGACCCGCGTCTTCGAATCCGGTTCGATCCTGGTCTATCTCGCGGAGAAATTCGGTGCCTTCCTGCCCAAGGATCTCAAGGGCCGCACCGAGGCGATGAACTGGCTGTTCTGGCAGATGGGTTCAGCACCCTTCCTCGGCGGTGGCTTCGGTCACTTCTTCGCCTATGCACCAATGCACATCAAATATGCCATCGATCGCTATGCGATGGAGGTGAAGCGCCAGATGGACGTGCTCGACCGCCATCTCGCCGATCACCCGTTCCTCGCGGGTTCGGAATACTCGATCGCCGACATGGCGACCTGGCCCTGGTACGGAAGGCTGGCGCTCAACCAGGCCTATGGCGACGCCGGCAAGTTCCTCGAGGTCGATACCTACAAGCATGTCCAGCGCTGGACCGCCGAGATCGCGGCACGTCCCGCGGTCAAGCGCGGCTGCATGGTGAACCGCGTGTCGGGCGATCCGGCCGACCAACTGCCGGAACGCCATGACGCCTCGGACTTCGAGACCAGGACCGCCGACAAGCTCGCCACGGCCTGA
- a CDS encoding biotin/lipoyl-containing protein, giving the protein MSGTLANHTRKLGAEFVAVGGDHYWPHAITFEAGVTTISYGDGITHAVSSNWKPGTPFAVFTLNGQELGVKVSRSSTGWRLRWRGIDMVYRVMSPRLFELSQFMPVKQAADTSKQLLCPMPGVITQVLVREGDTVEAGQPLATVEAMKMENMLKAEKKALVKSIKVEAGQSLAVDEVIMEFE; this is encoded by the coding sequence ATCTCAGGTACGCTCGCCAATCACACCCGCAAGCTCGGCGCCGAATTCGTCGCCGTCGGCGGCGATCACTATTGGCCGCATGCCATCACCTTCGAGGCCGGCGTCACGACGATCAGCTATGGCGACGGCATCACCCACGCCGTTTCGAGCAATTGGAAGCCCGGCACCCCCTTTGCCGTCTTCACCCTCAATGGCCAGGAACTCGGCGTCAAGGTCTCGCGCTCCAGCACCGGCTGGCGGCTGCGCTGGCGCGGCATCGACATGGTCTACCGCGTCATGAGCCCGCGCCTGTTCGAGCTCTCGCAATTCATGCCCGTCAAGCAGGCCGCCGATACCTCAAAACAACTCCTCTGCCCCATGCCCGGCGTCATCACGCAGGTGCTGGTCAGGGAAGGCGACACCGTCGAAGCCGGCCAGCCACTTGCCACCGTCGAAGCAATGAAGATGGAGAACATGCTCAAGGCCGAGAAGAAGGCGCTGGTCAAATCGATCAAGGTCGAGGCCGGTCAGAGCCTTGCGGTGGATGAAGTGATCATGGAGTTCGAGTAA
- a CDS encoding type II toxin-antitoxin system RelE/ParE family toxin: MAFEVIRSLDSDQDLRIIIRHLVESYVNLGDPLPDAIQRAAARARKIEAALDSIAIAPHQGTLLPQLAPGLRSVTKESAVFYFDVDEAKKTVCILAIFFGGQDHRQHMLRRLSSTE; the protein is encoded by the coding sequence ATGGCCTTTGAGGTCATCCGGTCGCTCGACAGCGACCAAGATCTCCGCATTATTATTCGACATCTGGTCGAGTCCTATGTCAACCTGGGCGATCCGCTGCCAGACGCCATCCAACGCGCGGCGGCACGTGCGCGCAAGATCGAGGCTGCCCTCGACTCGATTGCGATTGCCCCACACCAGGGAACGCTTCTGCCGCAACTGGCACCGGGGCTGCGTAGCGTTACGAAGGAGAGCGCCGTGTTCTACTTCGACGTTGACGAAGCAAAGAAGACCGTTTGCATTCTGGCGATTTTCTTCGGCGGCCAAGACCATCGGCAGCATATGCTGAGGCGACTGAGCAGCACGGAATAA